From a single Fusarium fujikuroi IMI 58289 draft genome, chromosome FFUJ_chr03 genomic region:
- a CDS encoding related to alcohol dehydrogenase I-ADH1: MAQSIPKTVKQWTIPSRDGKDFSGLKFSEESVPELGDGQVLVKIQGASLNYRDLILPLGKYPFPAKDGVVPGSDGAGTVLAVGKNVTRFRPGDKVVTLFNQGHIGGSLDQLSIQTGLGGVTDGTFRTIGAFDEHGLVPMPSNLDFHEAATLTCAGLTAWNGLYGLEGKKLLPGQWVLTQGTGGVSIFAVQFAKAAGAKVIATTSSAEKAKLLEKLGADHIINYRETPEWGAKAKELTGGAGVDHIIEVAGPTSMKQSLNAIKIDGVISIIGFVGGTDKSDPGFLDCLSNLCTTRGLLVGSRAQMEDMCRAVEANPDKLRPVVDPKIFSLEQLREAYEYQWSGKHQGKVCVKIE; encoded by the exons atggctcaaTCTATTCCCAAGACTGTCAAGCAATGGACCATCCCCTCCCGTGATGGAAAGGACTTCAGCGGTCTGAAGTTCAGCGAGGAGTCTGTTCCCGAGCTCGGCGACGGCCAAGTCCTCGTCAAGA TCCAGGGTGCTTCCCTCAACTACCGCGATCTTATCCTCCCTCTTGGAAAGTACCCCTTCCCCGCCAAGGACGGCGTCGTCCCCGGCTCCGATGGCGCCGGTACTGTCCTGGCCGTCGGCAAGAACGTCACCCGCTTCCGTCCCGGCGATAAGGTCGTCACTCTCTTCAACCAGGGCCACATCGGCGGATCTCTCGACCAGCTCAGCATCCAGACCGGTCTCGGTGGTGTAACAGACGGAACTTTCCGCACCATCGGTGCCTTCGATGAGCACGGCCTTGTCCCCATGCCCTCTAACCTCGACTTCCACGAGGCTGCTACCCTCACCTGCGCTGGTCTCACTGCCTGGAACGGTCTTTACGGCcttgagggcaagaagctcCTTCCCGGCCAGTGGGTTCTCACCCAGGGTACCGGTGGTGTCAGCATCTTTGCTGTTCAGTtcgccaaggctgctggAGCCAAGGTCATCGCTACTACCAGctctgctgagaaggccaagcttcttgagaagcttggtgcCGACCACATCATCAACTACCGCGAGACTCCTGAGTGGggagccaaggccaaggagctcaCCGGCGGTGCTGGTGTCGACCACATCATCGAGGTTGCAGGCCCTACATCCATGAAGCAGTccctcaacgccatcaagaTCGACGGTGTCATCTCTATTATCGGCTTCGTTGGCGGCACCGACAAGAGCGACCCTGGTTTCCTCGACTGTCTTTCCAACCTCTGCACTACCCGAGGTCTCCTTGTTGGAAGCCGTGCCCAGATGGAGGATATGTGCCGTGCTGTTGAGGCCAACCCTGATAAGCTTCGACCTGTCGTTGACCCCAAGATCTTCTCTCTGGAGCAGCTCCGTGAGGCCTATGAGTACCAGTGGTCTGGCAAGCACCAGGGCAAGGTCTGCGTCAAGATTGAGTAA
- a CDS encoding related to CTA1-catalase A, peroxisomal, which produces MSLNSNQLDPRQHPPRALGNAMALILTSPKLITQASCSSKITELPKDGASTTATDAKPIGDLWGAVEKGEEIERTAHVLVMDPKQADPDKLGFDPFDVTKVAFSPSSMVPGIEDSPDPLLQFHVFFYRDAQYRRIGVNLLPTASLTSSELVSLRRRIRSATTSKAGLVTVDLREKKNTRYNTAKGLRRIKLPRSRASVWRRCKTSRRIMRKAFMIFWVNIRLSSPKSRD; this is translated from the exons ATGTCTCTCAACTCCAACCAACTCGACCCTCGCCAGCATCCTCCCCGGGCCCTTGGCAATGCTATGGCGCTGATACTCACATCCCCGAAGCTAATCACGCAGGCCTCATGTTCTTCAAAGATCACGGAACTCCCCAAGGATGGCGCTTCAACCACGGCTACGGATGCCAAACCAATTGG AGATCTTTGGGGGGCCGTTGAGAAGggtgaggagattgagaggACAGCGCATGTACTGGTCATGGATCCTAAACAGGCGGATCCCGACAAGCTTGGGTTTGATCCTTTTGATGTCACAAAG GTTGCGTTTTCGCCTAGCAGTATGGTTCCTGGTATTGAGGACTCTCCtgaccctcttcttcagttccACGTGTTCTTCTACCGCGACGCTCAGTACCGTCGCATCGGTGTCAATCTGCTCCCAACAGCTTCGCTTACAAGTTCAGAGCTCGTGTCGCTGAGGCGCCGTATCAGGTCAGCGACAACATCGAAAGCAGGGTTAGTCACTGTTGACTTGAGG gagaagaaaaatactcGCTACAATACAGCCAAGGGTCTTCGCCGCATCAAGCTCCCGAGATCAAG AGCAAGTGTTTGGCGCAGGTGTAAAACATCTCGGAGGATTATGCGCAAGGCATTTATGATCTTCTGGGTCAACATCAGGTTGAGTTCCCCAAAGTCAAGGGACTGA